The proteins below come from a single Hemibagrus wyckioides isolate EC202008001 linkage group LG22, SWU_Hwy_1.0, whole genome shotgun sequence genomic window:
- the mtrfr gene encoding mitochondrial translation release factor in rescue, with the protein MTPRTLVLRFLFCAREPQLCLRQAVGWPSVQAAGKKHGFVLPVLNEEDLEEQFVRGSGPGGQATNKTSNCVVLKHLPTGVVVKCHETRSVELNRKRAREILQEKLDIYKGEESELLKQKEEARIRKQVKRKKVNENLEKKRLFKKTLAGDFKQEDESG; encoded by the exons ATGACACCGAGGACTTTGGTCCTGCGTTTTTTATTCTGCGCAAGGGAACCTCAGCTTTGTCTCCGTCAAGCAGTCGGCTGGCCCAGCGTTCAGGCAGCAGGGAAGAAACACGGGTTTGTTCTGCCGGTATTAAATGAAGAAGATCTGGAGGAACAGTTCGTCCGTGGCTCTGGACCAGGTGGACAAGCAACTAACAAAACCAGTAACTGTGTGGTTTTAAAACATCTCCCGACTGGTGTAGTTGTAAAG TGTCACGAGACCAGGTCGGTGGAGTTGAACCGGAAGCGTGCGCGAGAGATCCTGCAGGAGAAACTGGACATCTACAAAGGTGAAGAGAGCGAGTTACTGAAACAGAAGGAGGAGGCCAGGATAAGGAAACAAGTCAAACGAAAGAAAGTAAATGAAAACCTGGAAAAAAAGAGACTGTTCAAAAAAACACTAGCAGGTGACTTCAAGCAAGAAGATGAGAGTGGATGA
- the arl6ip4 gene encoding ADP-ribosylation factor-like protein 6-interacting protein 4: MGRSRSRSRSPESSGSRCRKERRSSKKRRRSSSSSSSSSSSASPSRHKKHGCGSSKSQSAERRSEKNKQKRKHRSSSSSSSSSSSSSFSDEESKKRKHKKAKKQLKKMRAKEKKREKKEKKRLKKMKKLAAKAEAAANKAPLMIPVPVPVQIEKPDSYLKTWQSDDATEHGPVMTDEQKASFSTKRPLTKEEYEARQSVIRRVVDPETGRTRLVRGDGEILEEIVSKERHKEINKQATKRDGDSFQKRLGVNR, from the exons ATGGGGCGAAGTCGGTCCCGCAGCAGATCTCCAGAGAGCTCTGGGAGTAGGTGTAGAAAAGAGAGAAGATCATCAAAGAAACGTCGTAGATCCAGCTCTTCGTCCTCCAGCTCCAGCAGTAGTGCGAGTCCAAGCCGTCACAAGAAACATGGATGTGGTTCTAGCAAGAGCCAAAGTGCAG AGCGCAGATCAGAGAAGAAtaagcagaaaagaaaacaccgttcttcctcttcatcaagcagctcatcatcttcatcttcattcagTGATGAAGAGTCCAAGAAGAGAAAGCATaaaaaggccaagaagcaatTGAAGAAAATGAgagcaaaggaaaaaaagagggagaaaaaagagaagaaaaggcttaagaagatgaagaagttAGCAGCGAAGGCTGAAGCAGCAGCAAATAAAGCTCCGTTGATGATCCCTGTTCCAGTACCTGTTCAAATAGAAAAACCAGACTCATACTTAAAGACCTGGCAAAGTGATGATGCCACAGAACATGGTCCTG TGATGACCGATGAACAGAAGGCCAGTTTTTCCACCAAGAGGCCCCTTACAAAAGAGGAGTATGAAGCCAGACAGAGTGTCATCCGGCGAGTTGTTGACCCTGAGACAGGACGTACCAG GCTTgtgagaggagatggagagatttTAGAAGAGATTGTCAGCAAGGAGAGGCATAAAGAAATCAATAAG CAAGCAACCAAGAGAGATGGTGACTCATTCCAGAAGAGACTTGGGGTTAACAGGTAG